A genomic segment from Polyangium mundeleinium encodes:
- a CDS encoding SDR family NAD(P)-dependent oxidoreductase has protein sequence MHVAITGASVGIGEALARAFAAKGAVVSLVARRKERLDAIARELSGRAFLHQADLSLPERATDWIAPAEKELGPIDVLVNNAGVQHVEPTELAGVDAGEMLLRLNVLTPLRLTRAVLPGMLARRSGAIVDIASMAAITPMPGMYYYNASKGALANASEGLRGELRGTGVHVVTVYPGPVDTDMGRKGYEKYEPSLSARLSPVGTADGLARLVVRAVERKKPRVVYPRSYGVALWFPRIARWVTSRFSPPLRQLPG, from the coding sequence ATGCACGTCGCCATCACGGGTGCGTCCGTTGGCATCGGGGAGGCCTTGGCGCGCGCGTTCGCCGCGAAGGGTGCGGTCGTCTCGCTCGTTGCCCGGCGCAAGGAGCGGCTCGACGCCATCGCGCGGGAGCTCTCGGGCCGGGCCTTCCTCCACCAGGCGGACCTCTCGCTCCCGGAGCGCGCGACGGACTGGATTGCGCCGGCCGAGAAGGAGCTTGGTCCCATCGACGTGCTCGTGAACAACGCGGGCGTGCAGCATGTCGAGCCGACGGAGCTTGCCGGGGTCGACGCGGGCGAAATGCTCCTGCGCTTGAACGTCCTCACGCCGCTGCGCCTCACACGCGCGGTCCTGCCGGGCATGCTCGCGCGGCGCAGCGGCGCGATCGTCGACATCGCGTCCATGGCGGCCATCACGCCCATGCCGGGCATGTATTATTACAATGCCTCCAAGGGCGCGCTGGCGAATGCCTCGGAGGGCCTCCGCGGCGAGCTGCGCGGCACGGGCGTGCACGTGGTCACGGTGTATCCGGGCCCGGTGGACACGGACATGGGGCGCAAGGGCTACGAGAAGTACGAGCCTTCGCTCAGCGCGCGCCTCTCGCCGGTGGGCACGGCGGATGGGCTCGCGCGGCTCGTCGTGCGTGCTGTCGAACGGAAGAAGCCGCGCGTCGTGTACCCGCGCTCGTATGGCGTGGCGCTCTGGTTCCCGCGGATCGCGCGGTGGGTGACGTCGCGCTTCTCGCCGCCGCTTCGACAGCTTCCGGGCTAG
- a CDS encoding maleylpyruvate isomerase N-terminal domain-containing protein encodes MTPLPPIATKHLFRDVSAALHELLGSLGPDDWSKPTVHATRDVKDLAAHLLDGSFRRLSFQRDGQFIPAPEIRSFEAMVEFIQRLNTEWMLAARRLSPRVLMDLLRRADEEVAALFEGLDPEGPAIFSVAWAGEEWSQNWFDVAREYTEKWHHQQQIRDAVGRPGLKERRYMHPVIDAFLRGAPHAYRNVPAADGAGVDLVITGEAGGTWHLVRAADRWELVAARETPATTTVELDADSAWRLWTKGLDPTMARAQAVVRGDEALAAPIFRMVTIMA; translated from the coding sequence GTGACGCCTCTGCCCCCCATCGCCACCAAGCACCTCTTCCGTGACGTCTCCGCGGCCCTGCACGAGCTGCTCGGCTCGCTCGGCCCAGACGACTGGAGCAAGCCCACGGTGCACGCGACGCGGGACGTGAAGGACCTGGCCGCGCACCTGCTCGACGGCTCGTTCCGGCGCCTGTCCTTCCAGCGAGACGGGCAGTTCATCCCAGCGCCCGAGATCCGCTCGTTCGAGGCGATGGTCGAGTTCATCCAGCGTCTCAACACCGAGTGGATGCTGGCCGCGCGGAGGCTCTCGCCGCGCGTGCTCATGGACCTGCTCCGCCGCGCCGACGAGGAGGTCGCCGCGCTCTTCGAAGGCCTCGATCCCGAGGGACCCGCAATCTTCAGCGTGGCCTGGGCCGGCGAGGAGTGGTCCCAGAACTGGTTCGACGTGGCGCGCGAGTACACGGAGAAGTGGCACCACCAGCAGCAGATCCGCGACGCCGTGGGCCGGCCAGGCCTGAAGGAGCGGCGCTACATGCACCCGGTGATCGACGCCTTCCTGCGAGGCGCCCCGCACGCCTATCGCAATGTCCCGGCCGCGGACGGCGCAGGGGTCGATCTCGTCATCACGGGCGAGGCCGGCGGCACGTGGCACCTCGTGCGCGCGGCGGATCGGTGGGAGCTCGTGGCCGCACGGGAGACGCCGGCAACCACGACGGTGGAGCTCGACGCGGACAGCGCGTGGCGGCTCTGGACGAAGGGCCTCGACCCTACGATGGCGCGGGCGCAAGCCGTGGTGCGCGGCGACGAGGCGCTCGCGGCGCCGATCTTCCGGATGGTCACGATCATGGCCTAG